From the genome of Virgibacillus proomii, one region includes:
- the spoVM gene encoding stage V sporulation protein SpoVM: MKFYTIKLPRFIGGFVKVIIGTFKKEK; encoded by the coding sequence ATGAAATTTTATACGATCAAGCTCCCGAGATTTATTGGCGGATTTGTAAAAGTTATTATCGGAACATTTAAGAAAGAAAAGTAA
- the pknB gene encoding Stk1 family PASTA domain-containing Ser/Thr kinase has protein sequence MMKGHLVNDRYQIKKIIGSGGMANVYLARDIILDRDVAIKSLRLEFANDEEFIARFDREAHSATSLNHPNIVNIYDVGEEDHLLYMVMEYVKGMTLKEYIQQHGPLGVQEALDIMRQITSAIAHAHANEIIHRDIKPQNILIDTNGQVKVTDFGIAIALSATSLTQTNSVLGSVHYLSPEQARGGTATKKSDIYSIGIVFYELLTGRLPFSGQSAVSIALKHLQNDTPSVRKYNPDIPQSVENIVLKATAKNPFHRYETIYDLEDALETALLPSKLNEPVFVAPTEEGEETKAIPIITDGVDHSDNEDTIIHTANSETKPYQEERKNVKKLDKQLKKQRPKKQKAKSKKKKSKKKKWLIASALLLLMIAGLTALFLFTDFFKAKDVVVPDVKNMAYNDAVTKLEEAKFTVKQKEVFSDDVEEGYVVNTDPSAGSTLKEGATVTVQVSQGKEKVPFPDYEGEDFDQVKRLLEEEGYEVLDPYEEHSDKPVGEIIDQIQPTADSEVVPSETKVIFRVSIGPETVSLNNLKGMTEAEASDYLTSNGLEMEKITEHSDTTPKGEVIRQEPETNTELVVGSTVKVYISSGPEKRPPVSHKVKYKVPYNPTNSEDEDANLEEQTVKVYVEDMNNDLSEVFMEEKITEDTEVTFTLTIAPGSKAEYIIKRDDEVISNKTVSYEEGE, from the coding sequence ATGATGAAAGGCCATCTAGTAAATGATCGCTATCAAATCAAAAAGATAATTGGTAGCGGTGGGATGGCGAATGTCTATTTAGCAAGAGACATTATTTTAGATAGAGACGTTGCTATTAAGTCATTACGTTTAGAATTTGCAAATGACGAGGAGTTTATTGCCCGTTTTGATCGAGAAGCACATTCTGCTACGAGCTTAAATCATCCGAATATCGTTAATATTTATGATGTTGGAGAAGAGGATCATTTACTTTACATGGTAATGGAATATGTAAAAGGAATGACCTTAAAGGAATACATACAGCAACATGGACCGCTTGGTGTGCAAGAAGCATTGGATATTATGCGGCAAATAACCTCTGCGATTGCTCATGCACATGCCAACGAAATCATTCATCGAGATATTAAGCCGCAAAACATATTAATTGATACAAATGGACAAGTAAAAGTTACCGATTTTGGAATTGCTATTGCTTTGAGCGCAACATCATTGACACAAACGAATTCAGTTCTCGGTTCAGTCCATTATTTATCGCCAGAACAAGCAAGGGGAGGAACGGCTACGAAAAAGTCGGATATTTATTCGATCGGTATTGTCTTTTATGAGCTTTTAACAGGGCGCCTCCCTTTTTCTGGTCAATCGGCCGTATCTATAGCTTTGAAACATTTGCAAAATGATACACCGTCTGTACGTAAATATAATCCTGATATTCCGCAAAGTGTGGAAAATATTGTGTTGAAGGCCACTGCAAAAAATCCATTTCATCGTTATGAAACGATTTATGATTTAGAAGATGCTTTAGAAACAGCTTTGCTTCCAAGTAAACTTAATGAGCCAGTTTTTGTTGCACCTACTGAAGAAGGAGAAGAAACAAAAGCTATCCCGATCATTACTGATGGAGTCGATCATTCGGATAATGAAGATACGATTATTCATACTGCCAATAGTGAAACAAAACCATATCAAGAAGAAAGAAAGAATGTTAAAAAACTGGACAAGCAATTAAAAAAACAACGTCCTAAAAAGCAAAAAGCAAAAAGCAAAAAGAAAAAAAGTAAAAAGAAAAAATGGCTAATCGCATCAGCTCTGTTATTACTGATGATTGCTGGTCTGACAGCACTTTTCTTATTTACTGATTTTTTTAAAGCGAAAGATGTTGTCGTTCCTGATGTTAAAAATATGGCATATAACGATGCAGTAACTAAGCTGGAGGAAGCGAAGTTTACCGTAAAACAAAAAGAAGTTTTTTCAGATGACGTAGAAGAAGGATATGTAGTTAATACGGACCCTAGTGCTGGGAGTACATTGAAAGAAGGTGCTACAGTTACAGTACAGGTAAGCCAAGGTAAAGAGAAAGTTCCTTTTCCTGATTATGAAGGGGAAGATTTTGATCAAGTAAAACGACTGTTGGAGGAAGAGGGGTATGAAGTACTTGATCCTTATGAAGAGCATTCCGATAAACCAGTTGGGGAAATCATTGATCAAATTCAACCAACAGCTGACAGTGAAGTAGTGCCAAGCGAAACGAAGGTTATTTTCCGAGTAAGCATTGGTCCTGAAACGGTTAGCTTAAACAATTTAAAAGGTATGACAGAAGCAGAAGCATCCGATTATTTGACGAGCAATGGGTTGGAAATGGAAAAAATAACCGAGCACTCTGACACCACGCCGAAAGGAGAGGTCATTCGCCAGGAACCAGAGACAAATACAGAATTGGTTGTTGGTTCCACAGTAAAAGTTTATATTTCTTCCGGTCCAGAAAAACGACCACCTGTCTCGCATAAGGTCAAATATAAGGTTCCTTATAATCCGACTAATAGTGAAGATGAGGATGCGAATCTTGAGGAACAAACTGTAAAAGTATATGTTGAAGATATGAATAATGATTTGTCTGAAGTTTTTATGGAAGAGAAAATTACAGAGGATACAGAAGTAACCTTTACGTTAACAATTGCTCCAGGAAGTAAAGCAGAGTATATTATTAAGCGAGATGATGAAGTGATTTCCAATAAAACTGTTTCTTATGAAGAAGGTGAATAA
- a CDS encoding Asp23/Gls24 family envelope stress response protein: MSIELHTNDGQVTITNEVIATIAGGAAVECYGIVGMASKSQIRDGIAEILRKENYSKGVIVRQEQHRLHIDMYIIVSYGTKISEVAHNVQSKVKYTLSQSLGLEIDSVNIYIQGVRVTQE; the protein is encoded by the coding sequence ATGTCCATTGAACTTCATACAAATGATGGTCAAGTAACGATAACAAACGAAGTAATTGCAACTATTGCCGGAGGAGCAGCTGTTGAATGCTACGGCATCGTCGGAATGGCTTCAAAAAGTCAAATTAGAGATGGCATTGCGGAAATACTACGAAAAGAAAATTATTCAAAAGGGGTTATCGTTCGACAGGAACAGCATCGCTTGCATATCGATATGTATATTATTGTAAGCTACGGTACTAAAATATCGGAAGTTGCTCATAATGTTCAATCTAAAGTAAAATATACATTAAGCCAGTCCCTTGGTTTGGAAATTGATTCAGTTAACATTTATATACAAGGGGTTCGGGTAACCCAAGAATAA
- a CDS encoding NCS2 family permease, with protein sequence MPEKRKSTNHTSWKYELIAGIIGYLTTMYIVVVNGSILSEAGISMESGMIATILASFVGTLLMGIFGKLPLIIIPGMGINALFAYSIVEGTDLTFQEGLAVVLLAAIIFLLTAFSKLGILLKEAIPSSLKHAITVGLGFFLILIGLEKSGLVSNGENTIIAIGDFTSPTVIVSLITLFLAIFLFVKNIPANFLITMVVGTGIAAIAGIIEPSNKAINLAWGELLFLPSFHAVNELSFWLAVFPLAMILIFENMGLLHGQLAMLKREESYQKAYQVTAFSTIACAFLGTSPTVSAAENAAVIASKGRTGKTALVAGCLFLATIFLIPWITMIPNTAISPILIIVGFLMVQNIKQLPLDNLSEALPAFLIVVMIPFTYSIADGMAFGFIAYPLVKMAIGDRNELSPTLLIISSLFLLDFMIKMIGI encoded by the coding sequence ATGCCTGAGAAAAGAAAAAGCACCAATCATACCAGTTGGAAGTATGAGTTAATTGCGGGTATCATTGGTTATCTTACAACGATGTACATTGTTGTAGTAAATGGCTCGATCCTTAGTGAAGCTGGAATATCAATGGAAAGTGGAATGATCGCAACCATCCTAGCTAGTTTTGTTGGTACTTTACTGATGGGAATATTTGGTAAACTACCTTTAATTATTATACCGGGTATGGGAATTAATGCGTTATTTGCATACTCCATTGTGGAAGGTACAGATCTTACGTTTCAAGAGGGTCTGGCAGTCGTATTACTAGCTGCCATCATTTTTCTACTTACTGCATTCAGTAAGCTAGGCATCTTATTAAAAGAAGCTATTCCTAGTTCTTTAAAGCATGCCATTACCGTTGGCTTAGGTTTTTTTCTAATTTTAATAGGCTTGGAAAAAAGCGGGCTTGTTAGCAATGGAGAAAATACAATTATTGCAATTGGGGATTTTACATCTCCGACTGTTATTGTTAGTTTAATAACGCTTTTCTTAGCGATTTTTCTATTTGTAAAAAATATTCCAGCTAACTTTTTAATAACGATGGTAGTAGGTACAGGAATTGCCGCAATTGCCGGCATAATAGAGCCTAGTAACAAAGCAATTAACTTAGCATGGGGTGAATTGTTGTTTCTTCCTTCGTTTCATGCTGTAAATGAGTTATCATTTTGGTTGGCTGTTTTCCCATTAGCTATGATTTTAATCTTTGAAAATATGGGTTTATTACATGGCCAGCTAGCTATGTTAAAACGTGAAGAAAGTTATCAAAAAGCGTATCAGGTTACTGCATTTTCAACCATTGCCTGTGCATTTCTTGGAACTTCTCCAACCGTATCCGCTGCGGAAAATGCTGCAGTTATTGCATCGAAAGGAAGAACAGGTAAGACTGCCCTCGTTGCTGGATGCTTATTTTTAGCAACGATCTTTCTGATTCCGTGGATAACGATGATTCCAAACACAGCAATTAGTCCGATTTTGATCATCGTCGGCTTTCTCATGGTACAAAATATAAAACAGTTACCATTAGACAATTTATCTGAAGCATTGCCAGCTTTTCTAATTGTTGTTATGATCCCATTTACGTACAGTATTGCTGACGGAATGGCTTTTGGTTTTATTGCTTATCCGCTTGTAAAAATGGCAATTGGTGATCGGAATGAACTGTCGCCGACACTCTTGATTATTTCTAGCCTATTTTTACTTGATTTTATGATAAAGATGATCGGCATATAA
- the rpmB gene encoding 50S ribosomal protein L28, which yields MARKCVVTGRQTRTGNYRSHAMNANKRKWKANVQRVRIMVDGKPKRVYVSARALKSGKVQRV from the coding sequence ATGGCCAGAAAATGTGTTGTAACTGGACGCCAAACTCGCACTGGAAATTATCGTTCGCACGCTATGAATGCTAATAAGCGTAAATGGAAAGCCAATGTCCAACGAGTACGTATTATGGTAGATGGTAAACCGAAAAGAGTTTATGTTTCTGCACGCGCCCTAAAATCAGGGAAAGTACAACGCGTATAA
- a CDS encoding thiamine diphosphokinase, with protein sequence MSIVAIVANGPKWYPNFYHYQPIVDYWIGADRGALTLVEHDLTMEYAVGDFDSTTDEEKNVILNKAKHYQAYPAEKNETDLEIALMKAYELNPKIIYLFGVTGGRMDHALINVQLLYRIVSKGIRGIIVDKTNYIELTLPGKYKVKNDANYPTVSFIPFSSRVVGITLENFYYPLINATISWGSTLCISNKLIKNSGTFSYKEGILLLVKSRDAISG encoded by the coding sequence GTGTCTATAGTAGCTATTGTCGCTAACGGGCCAAAATGGTATCCGAATTTTTATCATTATCAACCAATCGTTGATTACTGGATTGGAGCAGACCGAGGTGCTTTAACATTAGTTGAACATGATCTTACGATGGAATATGCAGTAGGAGATTTTGATTCTACTACGGATGAGGAAAAAAACGTTATTTTGAACAAAGCCAAACATTATCAAGCATACCCTGCTGAAAAGAATGAAACAGATCTGGAAATCGCATTAATGAAGGCGTATGAGCTAAATCCAAAAATCATTTATTTATTTGGTGTCACTGGCGGGAGAATGGACCATGCATTAATTAATGTACAGCTGCTTTATAGGATTGTAAGTAAAGGGATTCGGGGAATTATTGTTGACAAAACGAATTATATAGAATTAACGCTTCCAGGGAAGTATAAGGTGAAGAATGATGCCAATTATCCAACCGTTTCATTTATTCCTTTTTCCTCTAGAGTTGTTGGTATTACATTAGAAAACTTTTACTATCCATTAATAAATGCGACCATTTCATGGGGCTCGACACTTTGCATTTCAAACAAGCTGATTAAAAATAGTGGTACTTTTTCTTATAAAGAAGGCATACTATTATTAGTAAAGAGTCGTGATGCGATTTCTGGATAG
- the rpe gene encoding ribulose-phosphate 3-epimerase, translating to MTKLAPSILSADFARLGEEIQEVDRLGVDYIHVDVMDGHFVPNITLGPQIVQAIRPITELPLDVHLMICNPDQFIPAFADAGADIITVHQEVCPHLHRTIQLIKDQGVKAGVVINPATPAEMLLPILPDVDMVLIMTVNPGFGGQSFIESTIGKIKLVNKWRHDFGFNFEIEVDGGIKPKTAKICTDAGADVLVAGSAIFAEEDRKQAIQEILNAVKGTV from the coding sequence ATGACAAAATTAGCTCCTTCTATATTATCAGCAGACTTTGCCCGTTTAGGTGAAGAAATTCAGGAGGTGGACCGTTTAGGTGTCGATTATATTCATGTAGATGTGATGGATGGACATTTTGTACCAAATATTACGCTAGGTCCGCAAATTGTTCAGGCAATTCGTCCAATAACGGAGCTTCCTCTAGATGTACATCTGATGATCTGTAATCCAGATCAATTTATTCCAGCATTTGCAGATGCAGGAGCTGATATTATCACGGTGCATCAAGAAGTGTGCCCTCATTTACATCGTACCATTCAATTAATTAAAGATCAGGGTGTAAAAGCCGGTGTGGTCATTAATCCAGCCACTCCAGCAGAAATGTTACTTCCTATCTTACCTGATGTGGATATGGTGTTAATCATGACAGTTAATCCAGGTTTTGGCGGTCAATCTTTTATTGAAAGCACCATCGGAAAAATAAAACTCGTTAATAAATGGCGGCATGATTTTGGTTTTAACTTCGAAATTGAGGTCGATGGAGGGATTAAGCCAAAAACAGCAAAAATATGTACCGATGCCGGTGCGGATGTACTTGTTGCTGGAAGTGCTATTTTTGCTGAAGAAGACAGAAAACAAGCGATACAAGAGATTTTAAATGCTGTAAAGGGAACGGTTTAA
- the recG gene encoding ATP-dependent DNA helicase RecG, producing MLSDSVTHVKGVGEKMAEDLARMGIHSVEDLINHFPYRYDVFEIRPLRELVHDDKVTIEGRVIYDPSLTFYGKSKSRLTFMLEVEQVAVKAVMFNRAFAKKHIQKGDIVTLTGKWDAHRLQITVITYKKGKAKQQDQMQAVYPVKGELTTRKLKKVIQQALASYASSIDEILPPFYLTAYKLPDRKAAYQMIHMPKNRIALKHARRRFIYEEFLIFQLKMQLLRKWKREAIEGNAQHFDKKKVKEFIASFPFTLTNAQNKVLKQIMNDLKSPYRMNRLLQGDVGSGKTAVAAICLYASVTAGRQGALMVPTEILAEQHYHSLKELFGDRARVTLLTGSIKGKKRKERITQIRNHEIDIVVGTHALIQEDVTFNNLGFVIVDEQHRFGVEQRRVLREKGLHPDVLFMTATPIPRTLAITAFGDMDVSIIDELPSGRKEVETYWVKETLLDRVLQFIEKHIRQGEQAYVICPLIEESDKLDIQNAVDVYHQLEAYFPESIHIGLMHGRLPAEEKDMVMKKFANNELQLLVSTTVIEVGVNVPNATIMVIYDAERFGLSQLHQLRGRVGRGDKQSYCILIADPKGEVGKERMRIMSETTDGFVLSEQDLQLRGPGDFFGKKQSGLPEFKVADMVHDYRALETASKDAQEIIDNRLLKTPEFQPLLKHVENSIQANEKLD from the coding sequence ATGCTAAGTGATTCTGTAACTCATGTGAAAGGTGTCGGCGAAAAGATGGCAGAGGATCTCGCTCGCATGGGAATCCATTCGGTAGAAGATTTAATCAATCATTTTCCCTATCGATATGATGTTTTTGAAATTAGACCTCTTCGTGAATTAGTTCATGATGATAAGGTAACCATTGAGGGAAGGGTAATTTACGATCCTTCTCTTACTTTTTATGGAAAAAGTAAATCAAGACTAACGTTTATGCTGGAAGTCGAGCAAGTCGCTGTTAAAGCTGTTATGTTTAATCGGGCCTTTGCTAAAAAGCATATTCAAAAAGGCGACATCGTCACTTTAACAGGAAAATGGGATGCTCATCGGTTGCAAATTACAGTTATTACCTACAAAAAAGGAAAAGCGAAACAACAAGATCAAATGCAAGCAGTCTACCCGGTAAAGGGTGAGCTGACGACAAGAAAGTTAAAAAAAGTGATTCAACAAGCATTAGCGAGCTATGCTTCATCGATTGACGAAATTTTACCTCCATTTTATTTAACAGCTTATAAACTGCCTGATAGAAAAGCGGCCTATCAAATGATTCATATGCCAAAGAATCGTATAGCTTTAAAGCATGCGCGCAGGCGGTTTATTTATGAGGAGTTTTTAATTTTTCAATTGAAGATGCAATTATTACGAAAATGGAAGCGCGAAGCAATAGAAGGTAATGCTCAACATTTTGATAAAAAAAAGGTAAAGGAATTTATAGCGTCTTTTCCCTTTACATTAACGAATGCTCAGAATAAAGTATTAAAGCAAATCATGAATGACCTAAAATCTCCTTATCGTATGAATCGACTATTACAAGGCGATGTAGGTTCAGGAAAAACGGCAGTCGCAGCGATATGTTTGTATGCTTCGGTTACAGCTGGTAGGCAAGGCGCTTTAATGGTTCCTACCGAAATATTAGCTGAACAACATTATCATTCTTTAAAAGAATTATTTGGGGATCGGGCAAGGGTTACTTTACTTACCGGTTCGATAAAAGGAAAAAAACGCAAAGAGCGAATAACGCAAATCCGCAACCACGAAATAGATATTGTTGTCGGCACACACGCTTTAATTCAAGAGGATGTTACCTTTAATAACCTTGGTTTTGTTATTGTAGATGAACAGCATCGCTTTGGAGTCGAACAACGGCGTGTATTACGAGAAAAAGGCTTGCATCCAGATGTTCTCTTTATGACGGCAACACCGATCCCGCGTACACTAGCGATTACAGCATTTGGCGATATGGATGTATCTATCATTGATGAGCTGCCTTCTGGACGAAAAGAAGTTGAAACATATTGGGTGAAGGAGACACTTCTTGATCGGGTGTTACAATTTATCGAAAAACATATTAGGCAAGGAGAACAGGCCTATGTTATTTGTCCACTTATTGAGGAATCTGATAAGTTAGATATTCAAAATGCGGTCGATGTGTATCATCAGTTAGAAGCTTATTTTCCGGAATCGATTCATATTGGCCTCATGCATGGACGGTTACCTGCGGAAGAAAAGGATATGGTTATGAAGAAATTTGCCAACAATGAGCTTCAGTTGCTTGTTTCTACTACCGTAATAGAAGTGGGAGTGAATGTGCCAAATGCAACGATTATGGTTATTTATGATGCAGAGCGCTTTGGTTTATCTCAACTGCATCAATTACGGGGAAGAGTTGGTAGAGGCGACAAGCAGAGCTATTGCATTTTAATAGCCGATCCAAAAGGAGAAGTAGGAAAAGAGAGGATGCGAATTATGTCGGAAACAACGGATGGCTTTGTATTATCCGAGCAAGATCTTCAGTTACGTGGTCCAGGCGATTTCTTTGGAAAAAAGCAAAGTGGTTTACCCGAGTTTAAAGTAGCGGACATGGTGCATGATTATCGTGCACTGGAAACAGCGAGTAAAGATGCACAAGAAATAATCGATAATCGATTATTAAAAACCCCTGAATTTCAGCCGCTTTTAAAGCATGTGGAAAATAGTATTCAAGCAAATGAAAAATTAGATTAA
- a CDS encoding DAK2 domain-containing protein: protein MSLQQVDGKMLAQMILSGAHHLANNAKKIDALNVFPVPDGDTGTNMNLTITSGANEVKKISSNRVSDVAEAFAKGLLMGARGNSGVILSQIFRGFSKGLDKKEAVTSEELAKAFESAVTSAYNAVMKPVEGTILTVAKDSGHKAVAVAKKEKDIIMLMEKIVAEAKASLKRTPELLPVLKEVGVVDSGGQGLVTIYEGFLAALKGEELPEDTSDFNMDEMVNAEHHKTAQDFMNTEDIKFGYCTEFMVKFKEDKLKAHPFEEEAFRNELSNHGDSLLVVSDDELVKVHIHSEHPGECLNLGQRYGDLINMKIENMREQHTAIVGSKPKQDKPKTKTEYGIVTVAMGKGLKELLESLGATVVIQGGQTMNPSTQDIADAIKATNAKKVLVLPNNKNIFMAADQAAELADQDVRVIPTKTIPQGISAMLAFHPDRDLETNEKAMNEARKQVKTGQVTYAVRDTQIDGISIENGHFMGIEDGKIVATNPDKTETVKLLLEKMITEDDEILTILQGEDVSEKEIAELVRYIEDMYEDIEVEVHNGNQPIYSYIFSVE, encoded by the coding sequence GTGAGTTTACAACAAGTAGATGGCAAGATGCTGGCACAGATGATTTTATCTGGTGCCCATCATTTAGCAAATAACGCCAAGAAAATCGATGCTTTAAATGTATTCCCTGTGCCTGACGGCGATACAGGAACAAATATGAATTTAACAATCACTTCAGGAGCAAATGAAGTAAAAAAGATATCGAGTAACCGAGTATCTGATGTTGCTGAGGCATTCGCCAAAGGACTCCTAATGGGGGCAAGAGGGAACTCAGGTGTTATTTTATCGCAAATTTTTCGAGGTTTTTCTAAAGGGTTGGATAAAAAAGAAGCGGTTACATCTGAAGAACTGGCCAAAGCATTTGAAAGTGCTGTTACATCAGCTTATAATGCGGTAATGAAGCCTGTCGAAGGTACTATCTTAACAGTCGCCAAAGATTCAGGACATAAAGCGGTAGCCGTAGCTAAAAAGGAAAAAGATATTATAATGCTCATGGAAAAAATTGTAGCAGAAGCAAAAGCATCTTTAAAACGCACGCCAGAGCTGCTGCCAGTACTGAAAGAAGTAGGAGTAGTTGATTCGGGCGGACAGGGCTTAGTAACCATTTATGAGGGCTTTTTGGCTGCGCTAAAAGGTGAGGAGCTCCCTGAAGATACATCGGATTTTAATATGGATGAAATGGTCAATGCAGAACATCATAAAACAGCTCAAGACTTTATGAATACAGAAGATATTAAATTCGGATACTGTACGGAGTTTATGGTTAAATTCAAAGAAGATAAATTAAAAGCACATCCGTTTGAGGAAGAAGCATTTCGTAATGAGTTAAGCAATCATGGAGATTCATTATTGGTCGTATCGGATGATGAATTAGTAAAAGTTCATATCCATTCTGAACACCCTGGTGAATGTCTCAATTTAGGGCAACGTTATGGCGATCTGATTAATATGAAAATTGAAAATATGCGAGAACAGCATACTGCAATTGTCGGCAGTAAACCTAAGCAAGACAAGCCTAAAACAAAAACTGAATATGGGATTGTAACGGTAGCAATGGGGAAGGGGCTTAAAGAATTATTGGAAAGCCTTGGTGCAACAGTAGTAATACAGGGTGGACAAACAATGAATCCAAGTACGCAGGATATTGCGGATGCTATCAAAGCAACGAATGCGAAAAAAGTACTAGTACTGCCAAATAATAAAAATATTTTTATGGCTGCTGATCAAGCGGCAGAATTAGCTGATCAAGATGTAAGAGTTATACCAACCAAGACAATCCCTCAAGGAATTAGTGCAATGTTGGCCTTCCATCCGGATAGAGATCTTGAAACGAATGAAAAGGCAATGAATGAGGCTAGAAAACAAGTGAAAACTGGTCAAGTTACATATGCCGTCCGCGACACACAAATTGATGGGATTTCGATTGAAAATGGTCATTTTATGGGGATTGAAGATGGAAAAATTGTTGCCACAAATCCAGATAAAACGGAAACTGTTAAATTACTTTTAGAGAAGATGATTACGGAAGATGACGAGATCCTCACGATTTTACAGGGTGAAGATGTATCGGAAAAGGAGATTGCTGAGCTTGTGAGGTATATTGAGGATATGTATGAAGACATAGAAGTAGAAGTACACAATGGGAATCAGCCGATTTATTCGTATATTTTCTCTGTAGAGTAA
- a CDS encoding Stp1/IreP family PP2C-type Ser/Thr phosphatase has protein sequence MKAHFQTDRGQVRSHNEDSGGIFYNAANQLLAVIADGMGGHQAGDVASQMATQLLQEKWEKTEGLNSPDEAETWVEKAIADANTSIYQYAQENEECFGMGTTIVIAILLHDILTIAHIGDSRAYIISDETISQITEDHSLVNALVQSGQISKDEAAHHPRKNVVLKALGTEGTVTCDVHSLNFKLDDTLLLCTDGLTDKVSDNEIYSLVQAKSELSDVGQNLITLANERGGEDNISLILIQRETPTKKVGESS, from the coding sequence TTGAAAGCTCATTTTCAAACAGATCGAGGGCAAGTTAGAAGTCATAATGAAGATTCAGGAGGCATTTTTTACAATGCAGCAAATCAGCTGTTAGCTGTTATAGCTGATGGAATGGGTGGACATCAGGCTGGGGATGTAGCTAGTCAAATGGCAACTCAATTGCTTCAGGAAAAGTGGGAAAAAACAGAAGGTCTGAATTCCCCAGATGAGGCTGAAACTTGGGTAGAAAAAGCTATAGCAGATGCTAATACATCGATTTATCAATATGCACAGGAAAATGAAGAATGCTTTGGCATGGGAACTACTATTGTCATTGCTATTTTGCTCCATGATATTTTAACGATTGCCCATATTGGAGATAGTCGAGCCTATATTATTTCGGATGAAACGATAAGCCAAATTACAGAAGATCATTCTTTGGTTAATGCACTCGTTCAATCTGGACAAATATCGAAAGATGAAGCGGCTCATCATCCACGTAAAAATGTAGTTCTAAAAGCGTTAGGAACGGAAGGAACTGTAACATGTGATGTCCACTCTTTAAATTTTAAGTTAGATGATACATTATTATTATGTACAGACGGGTTGACGGATAAAGTAAGTGATAACGAAATTTATTCCCTTGTCCAAGCAAAATCAGAACTATCTGATGTAGGACAAAATTTGATTACTTTAGCTAATGAGCGTGGTGGGGAAGACAATATTTCTCTTATTTTAATACAACGCGAAACTCCTACAAAGAAAGTAGGTGAATCATCATGA
- the rsgA gene encoding ribosome small subunit-dependent GTPase A, with product MANGRIIKALSGFYYVEAMGKVYQCKGRGVFRKKNITPLVGDIVTFDISGENEGYILEIQPRKNELLRPPVANIDQAIIVNSAIKPTFNTTLLDRFLVLVEAEGIKPVIFFTKLDLVKQEKDQFLAYKKDYRQIGYDVVMLSVKNMEETSVLERYFKDKITVIAGQSGVGKTTLLNAIDPSLSLKTGKISTSLGRGKHTTRHVELIPLLGGLVADTPGFSSLEFQDIPLSELADCFPEMKKRKNDCKFRGCMHVKEPKCAVKQAVEAGEIPKYRYDNYVRFYEEIKRRKPRY from the coding sequence ATGGCAAATGGCAGAATTATTAAGGCATTAAGCGGTTTCTATTATGTAGAAGCTATGGGAAAGGTGTACCAATGTAAAGGCAGGGGGGTATTTCGAAAAAAAAATATTACTCCTTTAGTTGGTGATATCGTAACTTTTGATATTAGCGGAGAAAATGAAGGATATATTTTAGAAATACAACCTAGAAAAAATGAGCTTCTTCGGCCGCCGGTTGCTAATATTGATCAAGCAATCATTGTCAATTCTGCGATAAAGCCAACATTTAATACGACATTGCTTGATCGATTTCTTGTACTAGTAGAAGCGGAAGGAATTAAGCCGGTCATCTTTTTTACCAAACTGGATTTGGTAAAGCAAGAAAAAGATCAATTCCTTGCTTACAAAAAAGATTATCGACAGATAGGTTATGATGTAGTAATGCTGTCCGTAAAGAATATGGAAGAAACATCTGTTTTAGAACGTTACTTCAAAGATAAGATTACCGTCATTGCCGGACAATCAGGGGTAGGAAAAACAACTTTATTAAATGCGATTGATCCATCATTGTCCTTAAAAACAGGAAAAATATCTACAAGCCTTGGTCGTGGAAAACATACGACCAGGCATGTAGAGTTGATCCCGTTACTTGGTGGATTGGTTGCTGATACACCGGGTTTTAGTTCATTAGAATTTCAAGATATCCCGTTATCAGAGCTCGCTGATTGTTTTCCGGAGATGAAAAAAAGAAAAAATGATTGTAAGTTCCGTGGTTGTATGCACGTAAAAGAACCAAAATGTGCGGTTAAACAAGCGGTAGAAGCCGGGGAAATCCCTAAGTATCGTTATGATAATTATGTACGTTTTTATGAAGAAATTAAACGAAGAAAGCCGAGGTATTAA